The Onychostoma macrolepis isolate SWU-2019 chromosome 18, ASM1243209v1, whole genome shotgun sequence genome includes the window GAGCACAACCTGCGTTCGCTGAGAGCAATGCATGTGCCAGGCAGACTGAACCAGGGTGCAGACATGCTGTCACGGAGCAACGTCCCATCAGAGGAGTGGACGCTCCATCCGCAAGAGGTTCAGGAGATCTCGGTCATCTTTGGCAAGGCAGAGGTCGACCTCTTCGCCTCAAAAGACAACTCTCATCGCCTGACCTATTATTCGAAGGACATGGAAGCATTGGCCCACGACTGGCCCAACCTCCTGCTTTATGGTTTTCCCCCGATCACTCTGATCCTGCAGGTCATCAGACGAATCAgggaacacaaacacaaagttaTTTTAGTGGCCCCCGCTTTGGAGAAATCAGCATTGGTTCTCAGAGCTGTCTCAGCTGCTCACCGCAGCCCCTTGGCCCATTCCCCTGAGACCTTTGGCCTCTTGATGGGAGCTCACGGACCTCCCCGAGAGTGTTCAAAACACAATCACTTAGGCTAGAGCCCCGTCTACGAGACGTCTCTACACCCTTAATTGGTCTGTATTTTCCGCCTGGTGCTCAACCCGTGGCGCAGACCCATTTTCCTGTGACATAGCTGCTGGACAAGGGGCGCTGCCCGTCCACGCTCAAGGTCTATGTAGCAGCTATAGCAGCCTCGCACGCTCCTATAGCAGGCCAATCGGTGAGCAGGAACAACTTAGTTGTTCACTTTCTGAAGGGGTCCAGGAGGCTGAACCCTCATCACCCCTTCACAGTCCCTACTTGGGATCTGCCTACTATTCTAAGGGCCCTGATGGGCCCTCCCTTTGAGCCGCCACAGTCTGTCGACCTCCGACCCTTGGCCTGCATTGCCCCATTGGAGTACGACCACACTCCACAAGAGGTGTTGCGTATTCGTAAGCGTGGTCTAGCGGAGTGTCCGTCGCAGAAATATGTGCGATGGCTGGCTGGGCCTCGCCGTCCACATTTGCTAGGTTTTATAACCTGGAAGTCCCTGCCTTACAGGCACGGGTCCTTTCTGCTTGAATGGACGTGAACCTTAAAAGGTTCCGCTGCCGAGCCATTGGTTCGTCTTTAAAGCactgcacaaaccaatggcCGTGCAGTAACACTGCGTTATTTAAAAAAGCTTCAGTTATCGGAGAAAAAGGAGTTTTCCCATATGCGTCTAGTAAGATGCAGTACTCGTTCCtatatctcagggaaccgaggttacaaTAGTAACAGAGTACGTTCACtttcagaataaaaatttcaTGATAATGTACTCAcgacccccatgtcatccaagatgttcatgtctttctttcttcagtcgcaaagaaatcatttttctgaggaaaacattccaggactTTTCTCCATGTAGTGGACTTCAGTGGTGGCCAATGATTTTAACGTCAGaatgcagtttcagtgcagTTTCAAAGAGCTCTACATGATCCCAGCCGAAGAATAAGGGCCTCATCTAGAGAAACGATCGatcattttctgaaaacaattaatatttatacactttttaaccacaaatgctcggcTTGCTCTAGCTCTGCGATGTGCGTCTTCACTCAAAATGTAATCCTGTTGGAAAGGTCATGCGCGGTTAGTTCTTAGTCTTTGTACTTCAGTTAAAAACTCCATCTCGTTTTCTCATCCAACTTTAAAATCATCCGACatcgttgttttaccttttttgtaaagggcaatttactttttttgcatgttcgctttgtaaacactgggtcggtGCTTTGGCCTGCGTCATGCATGACCTTTCCAACATCAGCTAATAAAGACGCGCATCGCAGAGCTAGAGCAAgccgagcatttgtggttaaaaagtgtataaatattatttgttttcagAAAGTGATCGATCGTTTCGCTAGATAAGGCCCTTATTCTTCGGCTGGGATTGTGTAGAGCTCTTTGAAActgcactgaaactgcattCTGACGTTAAAATCATTGGCCACCACTGAAGTCCACTACATGGAGAAAagtcctggaatgttttcctcaaaaaaatgatttatttgcgactgaagaaagaaagacatgaacatcttggatgacatgggggtgagtaaattgtcaggaattttttttattctggaagtggacTTATCCTTTAAGCATCTGCTGCAGAATGGCTTTGAGGATCTTGATGATCATTGTGTTGTAGGAGGTGCTCTTCAAGATGACACACTGATGTTCTGCAACCCTGAAGCATTGAGTGTTCTGGATGCAGATCAAGGCTGTCAGGACGGCTCTGCTGAGTTACCAAATCCCAGCATCTCTGATCCAGTTCAGTCCAGTCATGCTCAAATGTCCATTTCCAGTATCGGTGGAAGTTCTCAGGAAATCATTCAGCATTCAGTGCAACTTCCAGAAGAACCATGTCACTCCACCTGCACTGAACCCACCGGTGAGAGCATGTTCATTTAAGATgatacaaaaatacagtaaaaacagtaatattatgaaatattattaaaatgtaaaatagctgTTCTCTATGTGAGTATatgttaaaatttaatttattgttgtgatgtaaatctgaattttcagtatcattgctccagtcttcaatgtcacgcgatccttcagaaatcattgtaatataccgatttaagaaacatttctgatcattatcagtgttgaaaacagttatgctgttattttcgtggaaactgtgattgtttttttcaggattttattttttttttccagaaaaaacagaattgatctgaaatagaaatcttttgtagcattataaatgtctttactgtcacttttgatcaatttagtgcatcatttctgaataaaatgaaaatatgaagcagcacgactgttttcaacattgataataatcagaaatgtttcttgaagagcaaatcagcgtattagagaatgatttctgaaggatcatgtgacactgaagagtaatgatgatgaaaattcagctttgatcacagaaataaatgatattttataaaagaaaacagctattttaaattgtaataatatttcacagtattactatttttaacagtatttttttattttaaaatgcagcattgatgagcagaagaaacttctatcaaaagcattaaaaaatatcattatttcaaacttttgaccagtagtatatctatagagatGTCCATAATGACTCCTAAATTTCAACATgcaacaatatttatatataatttgttcatttttaaccCGACAGTTTCTCAGTGTGCTCCTGGAAGATCCGGGTTCAGACGACAGCTCGGCTCCATCAGTGTGATCCAGGATCTTCTGGGTTCAGTCCTGATTTTGACTAATGGTCTGGTTCTCCTGCTGTCTGCAGCGCACTGCCATCGGTCTCACTCAGACTGTCACCTCCTGGTTTATCTGGACGCAGGTTTTTCCGCAGTCTGTGTGCTGGTTTTGTTCTCCATGTCCCTGCCGAGGCTGCGGCGCTACGGTCTGCTGGTGCTGCAGGCGACGCCGCTGCATCTCTCCGTCGCTCAGGTGCGGCTGAGGCTCGCTGAAGTCCCAGGTGTGCTGTCGGTTCACGAGCTGCATGTGTGGCAGTTGTCGGAGGCGCTGGTGGTAGCCTCGCTGCACGTTCACTGTCCGGCCGGGCTGAACGCAGCACAGTGTGCAGATCTGATGGGGAGGATCACAGCAGTGCTGAACGCTTTTGGCATCAAACACTGCACTGTGCAGCCGGAGTTCATCCGGAGCGAAGCCGTGGCCCGTGGCGGCTCGGCCTGTAGTTTGCGCTGTGGGCAGGAGTGTGTGGAGAAGCTCTGCTGCTCCCCTCAGGTGGAAGAAACCAGCTGTCCCAAGACAGAGAGTCCTGTTTGTGTCCAGGAGGAGGAATCCTGCTCTCCAGCGCCGCACAGTGTTGATCAGATTAGAGATGTGGTTATTGAGAACACGTACCTGTGATGATTAAAGGGGTCaccggatgcccattttccacaagttgatatgattctttagggtcttgaagggagacactgcaggcaaaaacactgtgttttcatgcacctgtcaagtttgagattttgggctttttagtttttcatagtgttttttttgttgttgttgttgtttttagactagtggaaagaaaacatccaaaagacactgttaagtgttttttttttcttgtttttttttttataacactatctatttgtgtcaatagatttcagttacaatacatatttttaaaggccgttttctcaaaatgagtcttttctcctacactgagccataaataTCTACTTCAGTtgcacttacacacaccaaactttacatttttattcctgtctgtatcctgaaggtttttacagagagatttgttcatatataatttgcttgattacATACATTTCATTCCCcccaaaattgtgaaaatatattgttttctgtctgtattttctgaattattgaGTGACAAAAATGAGATACtcaaaattccctctgtaaaaacatttttttaaaaattaaaaaaataaacaagaattttgaaactgccttcatccagtgtttagatttttgtactagaaatgtatgcaaattagtgcatatttcatgcctcatttgcatatttaaacctcaaaaatgaaaaaaaggagGATATTGCGCTTGGTTCCATTCACATGTAACACGATTTTCAAGTCAATAATATAATCCATCATCCAAATAGAAcccaaataaatgttattttcgcTGTGTTCAATACATACAATACGTATTAAATGGTTATTTATATACGTAAATATACATGACTGTACTGGCAGGAGAAAGTAATGTAGATGTTGTGAGAAAAACGAACAGTATACTGCTGTGTTTTCTCTCCTCCACcatatttaaagtttatggCTCGCCCAACTCGAAAACTGGGGTatcaattaatataatataatataatataatataatatataatatataatatataatataatataatataatataatataatataatataatataatataatattatataatattatataatataatatactctGGTATCAATATAATATACTCTGGTATATTATCTCAGAGTTTCAGTTGTAAATCGACTTATTTGACAAAGTAACTCAAATATttcctagtaaaaaaaaaaaaagttatgttactttactagtaaaagtaatctgattacgtaactcacgttacttgtaatgcgttactcTCAACACTGCAAGTACTGTACATTACAGAGATTCCAGCAATACATGCGtttataaatgcaaaaaacaagGGGAGAACACTGATTTATTCAGAGCAGAAGCACACTATCTACTGCATGCCTTCTGTCATATAATTCATAGTTTTTAGCAGTTAAATGGAGTTTAATTGTACAAGCGTCCACCTTCATCTAGTGCTTtatgtgtcttttttttctgtcaaatctttactgattttttaaatatttttagattaaCACTTATTGGACTGAAGCAGATGaggtttacttgattatccgtttttttttttaagcaaaatcaTGTTCAAATGTGAGTAACAAGGagtgtttatttgttcatctctcaatcatcactgtgttgcattgcattatgtttTGAGAGTAAcgactaatatttatataattttacgTAAGCATATTCTACTGTTATAAAAATCTCATTGGTTTACATAacaagcatcagaatttcatctctTTTTGTCCAattaaatatcagcatctgcaccaaattgcatatttttgcttagtttgggcagttttattattatttttttaattgtctaaACTCTAAAGGTTTAATAaactgttaattttttttttttttttgtgactatTACTGGACATGTTAGGCGTTTCAGAGTTAAAATGTAGGGACAAAATGTTCCTgagatgatttttaaaatttttttttattaatattaattttataatacatgtttaaatatattctaTTTCATCAAGTTTTGCACATGTTTGTattgtttcattgtttttatataagaAATGCCTTCATGAACATAAAATGTGCCTTTAAAATGAATTCCAGGAGGAAAGTATTGAAAAATTGCACCATTTACTCTGTTGTGAAGTTTGAAACACTGAGcaaacaaaatgcaataaacCTCAGAGGCCTTCTGATactaataaattgtatttaaaacacTTGCATTATCTTCTTCCCTGAGAACTTTAGCTATGAAAACATTAGGGGGGAAAACAGGAATGTGATCACAGCTGTTAAGAGACATCAGACCGTCCTGCAGCTGTATGTGATGAGGGACGGATTTCCTTTAGTTCATAACACAAACAGGTTTTTGACAGGTCAAGCTTGCAAAAGTCACCTTAGAAAGTGAGGGCCATTTCTGAGGCATCAGCTGCAAACCAACTCATGTGAGGTCATTCCTAAAGCTGATCAGTTATTTTTCGTCTTTGTTAGTTAGTATTGAGTGATAATGTTTGCTGTTGAACCTTTTCTAATTAAAGGTGAGAAATATGCATGCTTACGTGAACAGTCCTCTAGGGCGCATTACTAATGTTGCATGACAAGAATAGGCACgactaaaattatttaaatgattttggaTGAAGTTTCTGATTGCAAtgttattgtttgtatttttatttatttttttcttgtacaTTGATGCTCTGACCTCGAAGTATGCAAATAATCAACTACTAATCCGCTCATTTGAAGATGTTTCTATAAGAATAAGCTCTTTCTAAAATCACGAACTAGGCATTAACCCTTTCCACCTCATGgaaatgcataaaaacacacGTCTTCCTTGTAACATACTAAAGCTGAGGAGGACAAGAGCGTGaggcttattttatttatttatttattttttttagacttTTATGAGGTTGTTTacggacttttattttgaacgTCAGCGCGTCTCAACTTCCGCACGAAATATTATGTGACAACATCCGCTCCTCCGCTGTTTCCTCACTACCGCTAGTAAAATTAAACAGCTTTTTATTatgaagttaatattaataccTACTTAAAAAGACGATAAACTATGAACGTTTTGCCTTAAAAGCGAAAATCATGGCGAGGATCGGCGAAATCATTCATCTTAACGTCGGGGGCAAAAGGTTTTGTATTAAACCAACTGCACATCCTGCTCGAAACAAGCCACACACTTTATTAACATCCTCATTTGTTTCTTTAGAAATGTTACTTTACACGTTAGAAACTGTAGTCTTCATAACAACTAGTTTACAGTAGTTTTTtagtaatgttttttatttatccgACTTGTCTTACTGTAAGTCCAGCAGACAGTAATAAACATCTGCATACCTATACAAGCATCTGATCGGGTTATAAATGCATTCGTGTtctgttatttattaattttggctaaaagtgtttttatttttatgtttgaatGTATAAATCCAGGTTCAGTACCTCCAGACAGACTCTGACATGGGTTCCTGACTCGTTTTTCTCAAGGTTTGTGCGTTTTAGATCAGATAAAGCTAAACTAGAACAAATCCCCTGCATGTTTCATGTAAATTAACAATTTAAGTGCTTAAGACATAAATtaggtttaataataataactgaccATACTGGTATATGGGTTGCTTGTTTGGTTTTTGGCTTAGGTGTTATTAGAAcagaaataatgatttaataatatggtatataatgtgtgtacgtgtgtttTTTAATACTTCTAGTTTACTAAGTGGACGGATATCAACACTTAAAGATGAGACTGGAGCGGTAAAGTTTATTCTGTTATAcgtgctaataataataatacacgaTGCAgcaaaatctgtctttacaaagATGTTACTATGTGTTTTAATGTAGCccaatatttgtctttttttagaTATTCATTGACAGAGATCCGTCTCTGTTTGCTCCTATTCTCAACTTTCTGCGCACTAAAGAGCTTCACCCCAGGTAAGtctatatttttgtgaaatagaTCATTTAACACTGTGAAATTAAGCGTCTTATTTAGGTTTTAAATGGCATAACTCTGTTTTTATGACAGGTCCATAGATGTGCACTTATTAATGCACGAGGCAGAGTTCTATGGGATCACGCCGCTGGGTGAGATCAGGCTGTGCTGGGATTATTCTGATGCTTTTGAGCCACATATTAAATTGCATGTTGATTAAATGGTGGTTTCCACTGCTGTGCCTCATCTAATCATGTCTTTACCTCCGCAGTGCGAAAGCTGCAGCTGTGTGATGAGTTGGATCGCTCCTCCTGCGGGAACGTGTTGTTCAATGGCTACCTGCCTCCGCCAGGTACACAACAAACCCTGAGCACAGAGACAAAGTTCAGCATGTTTCAGAGagactcattgtgtgtgtgGCTGCAACCAGCCCTCGATTCTATTCGGGTATtcgatttaaaaaataaaatcctcaATTGCATTTTGCCCGTGTCGAGTAATTCGCAAAATACCAGAAGCATTCCACATATTAAACCCCTTTCAATATCGTAATAAAGCATAATGCTGTTAAGAATTCACAAATgctatgatttaattaaataaatatatgcaatgCAGGTTTAATATgcgctttaattatttacatgcgtgtaggttatatacagtacatgtgtGTCAGAACGGCTccaaactccatctctgcatgtcgttgtgagtttgggtttattataacGTTCATCTGGGAACGCAACGTGCTCTACTTCATCAGATTTCCTacacaaacacaggagaatGCATCAATGTCTTTCTAAATATAACTGttcatcacaatttcaaaataaaagcatggACCCTCGATCTGAGTTTACACGGTTTGATATCCACATATTGAAGAAATTACAGTGGCTTTTCTATTataaagaaatggccaaatattaaagattaagtgg containing:
- the LOC131524474 gene encoding uncharacterized protein LOC131524474 — encoded protein: MAMTSGSSQMCVLVLTLGFLVFEIVVGQICRSLLVTVDSFHTLNVFINLALSAIKHHSNSPCSPDTSTTAGPSHLNLSSTGGPSPLYAEDYRRMRLKPFGILISALLMASQCVSVSLEILTHLVQPEPIQHPLLSIVVGGTSLIFNILVLSWRRSSSRGIDEAADGISKSLMRNDPHSTSERKGGALQDDTLMFCNPEALSVLDADQGCQDGSAELPNPSISDPVQSSHAQMSISSIGGSSQEIIQHSVQLPEEPCHSTCTEPTVSQCAPGRSGFRRQLGSISVIQDLLGSVLILTNGLVLLLSAAHCHRSHSDCHLLVYLDAGFSAVCVLVLFSMSLPRLRRYGLLVLQATPLHLSVAQVRLRLAEVPGVLSVHELHVWQLSEALVVASLHVHCPAGLNAAQCADLMGRITAVLNAFGIKHCTVQPEFIRSEAVARGGSACSLRCGQECVEKLCCSPQVEETSCPKTESPVCVQEEESCSPAPHSVDQIRDVVIENTYL